Genomic segment of Ischnura elegans chromosome 12, ioIscEleg1.1, whole genome shotgun sequence:
CATGTTAGATtgattcaaagagaaaaaaataatgaccatACACAGCTGTCTGAAATTTTACATAATACATTATATTGAGCGTCCAActgatggaataaaaattttatgtatttagtgCTTTCCAATAAACCACATGAAAGTATTAACAATTGGAGTGTTTTAGTCGGAATAACTGTCGTATAAGGAAACATTCTAATGGCAATGTGACCAAGGAATACGTTAAGCCTTCTTTTCAAAAACAAGAATGGACCTCAGCCTTTCAAAATACTGAAAGCTAATAGTGTCTTCATAAGCGATCGAAAAGTAAAAAGGGGTCGATAGTATTAAGAAAATATAAACCTGTCTAACGAATTTTCAAAAGCACAATCAACTTAGCTTattgaaatgataaaagaaaGCGTATTTACTCTCCTTCAAATATCATAAAACCGTAGAAAGCTAGTGAACAACTATTGTATTCACAACTCTACGTGAATAAATGAATTATGCATCAATATGTACCCAGTGAGCTTAGCGTAATTTTCCGCGGTACGTTTGAAAAAGGGCATTTGTTTTCTACATGACCAGTTAAATAACCTCAAACTATAGGTTATTTTCGGTGCGGTACATTCAAGTGGATACTTACTTCCTAAAATCTTTGAACGTACGTACCTCTTCTTTAATCCCTATCTTTTCAGCAAATTTCCAAGCCTGCGTAGTTCACGGAATTCTTCATTATGTGCTAATATCGCCTGGATGAACGTTAGCCTCAACAGAAAACGCCTAAATTGCAAAGAATAAGTAAGTAATTAACTATccataaaattattatgaacatgatAAATAATTAAGGTAGAATTAATATGAGTCAGATAAGATTAAAACATCaagattttacaataattttaataatattgataaatttccaGAGATTTCATCTAAAAATGGATAcctgtggaaataaaaaatacgaagcATATCCTGTACCAACTTAGAAATGGACGATTTTACAAACTTTTTTAAGGTGTCTTCTGCTAATAGGTGAGATTAGGCAAGTTATTTAAAGCTAAAATCAAAAATTATCGAACAACACTATCTAAGTATAACCTAATAGACTAACTAAATGTCTAACCTTCAAGATGTTGAAAAACCGCAACATTACGTGGTTTAAAGTAAAACTATTAAAGATgtatgagagcaaaaaattatcAAGAATTAACTATGCGCTTAAAAATAAATCGACCGAAAAATTATCGTAGACAATGCTGGTGTGCTAATTGAAATATAAGATGAATATAATGTTAATTGGCAAGATTATTTGGAGagagtttttttctgatttctttcCAACAGCTCAAGATTTAACATTACCCAACAAGTTTTGACACTGACAGTCAATCAGTTTCACTTAAAAAGAACTACGGTGAAGACTGACTGCATATAGGAACGATTGACTTCAAATGAGGAGTGGAGAACGAGTAATGAATTCAAAAAACTTGTGCATGCAAACCTTGGGAGTTATTTCCCAGCTTTAAGCGCAAGTgccaaaaaagaaataataatcgaAGGATAAAAGAACGTGCACGCTTTTACTGAGAGCCACCCATGTGATAAAGCCATGGGGAGCGATCAAGTCGCAAGAAAAGGAGCAAACAATAACTGGGCGGAGTCGATTTGAGAGTCCTGGTGAGAATGGGTGGGAGAGGTTTGACAGGCTGGGGACACCTCAGGTATTTAACGAGGGGACACAGTATATAAGGACCAAGCCACACCGCATACGACATCCATCCCTGAGCTCTCCAAGAGGCAAGGAAGTCACCATGAAGGTTCTGGTGAGTGAATCGATCCCGACAAAAATACCATTCACTGAAAACGCTTCATCTGCCTTGCAGATATCAACTTTCCGAATTTTGCCACTCTAGTGCTGAGAGAACTCCCCCTCGAATATTCAAAATTTGCCTTTTCTCTAATGGAATTTCTCGTTTAAAACTTGAATAccctaatattattattaactcaCTAAACATACTCTTAACTTTCTATTTAAactgcattatattatttttgttataatggatttttttcctgagcataaaatatttttctacgtaTCTATCTTTAATGATACAATGCGTTCTCATGTAACTTTCATTATAAGTGGACTCAAACTTTGTCATTTTAAGCCTGtacctagaattaaaaaaattcaatctgaaaaaatatctaGGTAGAATTTTCTATTTAGAGAATAAAGTATGTTTGAAAAGAATGTATTCAGCATATTCGCagaatttcaagatgacagcggAAGATTGCAGAAAGTAATACGAATCGAAAGGATAATGCGTTGCTAGATGCGTTCCCTTAGCCTACGAAGAAATTCTTCTGGTTAACAACGGTTCTTCAATCCAACCTCGTTCGATTGTAATACTCTGCATGATTATTGAGTCATATCCAGTTTTCGAAGCTTAGCAGTTTAGTTTAGTTTAGCAGCTATTAATGTGCATCTTGACCAccacttttgtggatttcctttcattttatcctcTACTTTATTGCTGAAATTGATATCACTTCATACTCTATAGCTAATTATCAAGCGTGTCCAAGACCCATTCTGATAGTAATGCATTTCGATATATCTGCCTCTGTTCCTCTTTAAGTGTCATTGTTccgtatttttcaattaattcctAAATAGGTAAAGAAAATTATAGgctaaatttacatgtaaatttagcCCATACTTTGATCTAAGCTCCTGTAAATATTGCCATCCTAACTCACTTAACATATTGGACACTATGCTATTTTTATCGTAATACTAACCACGAATCTGACTTCCCAGCGCTGAACTCTATTGATTTCAGCAATCAGTTCTACTTCAAAAAATTCCCACTCGCtaaaagcatattccaagtgaagTCTTACTAGGCTCAGTTAGCTTGTATCAATAATACCATATTACATCTCAATAATCTCatttttcaggtcgttatctccGCTGTGCTGGCTGTAGCCGCTGCAGGAAACTTGGGTTTTGCCTACTCATCCACTGCTCCCTACTGGAACGGCATCTATGGAGGTTACCCCTATTCTGCCTATCCCTACTCTGCACTTCCCTATACCGCGCCTGTGGTAAGCTCTCGCGTAGCCCCAATTGCTGCACCTATTGCCGCTCCCTACGCCTACAACGTCGCACCCTACGCCTACCACGGAGGACTCAGCAGCCAGTACCACGCTCAGGTGAGTCAACGCGTGACTTCATAATTCttgtgaaaaaaaatacacatctGGAGAAGAAAATAATTCTCTACACTGATGCATAAGATCGCGGTGAGAAAAATCATTATACAATTTCAACATCAATCAAACTATTGGAATGTCTTTGCTAGTCTTTGGTAGGCTTATCCATTGACTAAACAAAAAACTTAACTCAAACAACATATAAACCTTTTTTGATGAATCTGAAAATTCGATTTAAAACACGTGTATCTCTATCCCAGGTGGTCAATAATCCTTGCCTCAACTTTGAATGTTCCTATTCTTTACAGGATGAGTTCGGCCAGGCCTCATACGGTCACGCCACCTACAACCAGGCCCACTCTGCCGTCCGCGATGCCTTCGGTGGTGTCACCGGGTCTTACTCTTACGTGAATCCCGAGGGCAAGGTTGTCCAAGCCCACTACACTGCCGATGCCGTCCACGGATTCCGCGTGGCTTCCAACGACCTCCCCGTCGCCCCCGCCGTCCCCGAAGCCCCCGTCTACCCTGAGCTCGTCGGACCCGAGCCCGTCCAGGACACCCCTGAAGTCTCCGCCGCCCGCGCCGAGCACCTCGCCGCTCACGCCGAAGCCAAGAGCCGCACCCGCCGCGGGGCCGTCGCTGTTGTGGCACCCGTGTCCTACTCCCGCAGCTCTTTTGTCCGATATGCCAGCCCTGTGGTCCGCACCCTCGTGTCCCCAGTCGCCTATACCACCTACGGCAGCCCCCTGGCTGTTCGCGTCTACTAAGTCCTGCAACCACCAAGGAACTTGATCTCGACTGCTCAGCTTCAAGGGACTATTTTGTAAAACCATTATTTCCAACATACACTACCAATCCTCAGTCACCGCTATAATTTGGAGAGCTCCGACTCTGATGGAGTTGACtgtgaatatttgtaaatattcctcaacattataataaaattttgctaCATTGAACattcttttttgtcatttcatatgTATGAATAAGGTTTTGTGTTTTGCCCAGTCCACCATGGTGGAGGAATTCGTTCCATCCTGGAGGGTGAAGAGAAATCTATCACTCTCAGTCCTTAACCTAGACTTTGAGAATAGTTATGCAGCAACGCCAATTTCTAAAAATGtggttttaacataaaaaaacatacGTTTGTATGCCCTAGCAAGAGACCAAACGTTTATGTCACCTGTTTGGCAGCTCTTTAAAAAGTAGAGTATTTCCCACGAAATGGAAAACTGCTAAGATATATCCCATTTAAAAAAGGGAAAACGAAACAACCTTAATAATTGTAGAGCTATGAgaacattgaatatattttcaaatatatttttgggtATTTTATGTAAACATATATACTTTCTGATAACCAGCTAAAAAATTCAGTTAATACTTCACTTGGCTTCGATGTTAATAGGTCAGCAATGAAAAACCTTACTAAATGAACAGATAATGTTATGAATTCCATCCATAACTGTTCTCAATTGCAAGCAATCTACTTTTACTTCAAAAAGGCTATTGATACAGCTCAACACAATATATTGGTAAACAAACTGAATATTATCGGCATTACGGGTTCGAAGTTAACTCTGCTATCTTCATTTCTGCAAGGCATGTTACTACATAAATAATTCTAACGAAATAAGAGCACGATAATATAGAAACGCACTTACTTTCATAAGATGTTTTTCAGTAAATTTTCGCGAAGTGCCCAGTGTTTGGAATTATGGAATGGAATCACCCGCAAGGGTACGCTTAATTCGAAAATTCTAAAGGAGAAATATCGCTTACCATAACCAGGATCGGCGTTCGATTTTGCCCCCTGAAATATTCGCACATTACCACAAACGAATATTGGTTCTACCTTTTTGGACAATGGTTTATATGGATAAATTAGCCAGTCACGCAGTGAATCAAGGTGTGGTTGGGGTAGGGGCCAAAACTTACAGGCGTTTAAAACTAGTACCTTCAGGGTAGGAGGCCAGTTACTTTAACTGAACCAAATCATACTTCGAGTATTCAACCTATAAGTAAATTCGACacgataattaaaaaataatgtaatgaaatattaaGATGTAAGTATTTTGGAGGAACGCATTGCTCACTAGACTTTTGCGGTAACCGAACTGCTTTAGGGTGGAGGACAGCCGACGAATAATCGAGGTGGACAGTTTAAGTCCTTGAGGTAGGTCAAGGTTCTCCTTCGTCATCATTGCTGCTTGGAGCTTAATCTGAGGAAACGGGAAGTGAAGGCTGAATGGAGGGTTGGATGACGTCGTTCTTGGAATCAAAGTTGGCGGTCCATACATAAAAGCAAACTTATGTTTGGGCAACGATAATGTGAACAAACAAACTTAGATGGTATAATAATTACTTTGTGAATTCGTTAAATAAATGAGATGTGTTGAATAACTAAAACAAATTGCTTCTGTAAACAATCCATTTACGGTATGGCACACAAAAACGTGGAATAATATAAAGCATCCTTAACATCACATCGCCCTTATAATACATAAATTTCTTCCTCTAGCACAAAAGGTAGGTTAGCCAAAACAAGCAATGAGACTCCCATATAATATCGACAGGACTTCCAGGAGTACAATCAGAAGTGCTTCGATTTTATCTCGGAATTTCTTCAGAAATTAAagggtattttcttgtaaaacATCTCAGAAGAGTAGGCAAGGGAAAGAGAAGAGTTCCCTACATGCgaaaaaataatgccaattttGTTACTGCATAAGTTAGGAGAAAGGAAAAAGTAATAACAATTAGAGAAATACAGAAAAGTTAACGACGTACGGAATTttccaaaagaaattaaaaatgacagAGCCCCGTGTATATTAGTTATATCCAAGTCTGAATGAACTTAAAGTACACAAAATTACGCATATTATCGTGGAATCAATGAAATAGTACAGAGACTGAATAAAAGCTTCAAACCTACAAACGCCAAAGTACAacagaaaaacaaatgaacacgGTGAACGAAGATAATAAATCCATGAAAATAGTGAGGTGGAGGTAATAAATGAATGCGTGCGAACATGGAACGTAAAGTGTCTTGGTGACACAGTAATCAGTGACGTACAGTAGAATTTCAGGTAACTCACAAATTGGAGAACAGTGCCCAAGTTTTTGAATGGAAAGAGGAAAGACCCGTATTAAGCTGAAGAGTAGATCATACTTGATGCATGACCAGGTTCTTTCCTGGCGTATTAAGctaagtcttctcgggttttactCTGGGTGAGACGAATGCAGGCCAACGTGTcaatggctgcctctgccatcgtgtTTAGGGCATGACTTACTCACTAGATATGTTGAGCTCCAGGGCCTATTACTCCATCCGCCCTTTATATAAGAACTTGGCTAATAAAGCTTATGACATGCTAAAAGGGTGAATAAAAATTGCCTTTTTCTTTCTCTAACAGCACATAAACATGGTtggaaataatttccatttaaatttctatttacgAACAgcaaattatatacaatttagaTTTACCCACAATTTCAATGATTATATATGGTTCAACACACTAGTCTAATGATAAGAGTTCTCTTCGTTTGCAATGTCCTAATACATAAGTTACTGATgtctaattaaattttgaaaatatttcgtttggaATATGTTATTACATCCAAATCATGCTTATCAGATTTCTTATGAAGCTCAAAATTAAACTTAATAGTTGCATAAGGAGGAATATGAAGAAAAGAGACCGAGGAGATGAGAAGAAGCActattatttttggagataaataACATCCGAAAGAGGTAAAAGAGATAAGTAGTTCACAAATATTGGTCTACAATTAAGACTGACAATCATTTACTTGAAAACAATCATCTCTGATGAGATAATATCAGCCAATAATGGGTTTGTTCACCAATATTCGATACATTATATTTCAGCGTTGTTTTGATATGGGAAAAATATGATATGGGAAAATTTCCAGTCAAGAGATTTTGAGATATTGACGattgttaaatgaaaaaagaaatggatATAATGCAATGAGTAATACACAACTGATATATTTTGACTGGAAGAGGAAGGGAGAAACGCAATTTGCCTAGCTTTGGATTCCATTTTCGTCATAAAAACGAAAAATAGgacatatcattaaaaaattggctaAAGTCTTGAATACAACGTAAACCTAGATCATGTAGTAAATATACGAGCAAGTAATCAAAAGAGTGCCTAAAGTTAGATATTATCAGCCGCATTCATCCACAAAAATACACAAATGGAGCTTCAGTACAAATTTCCGATGAAATCACATGGAACCTAACTGTGTTGCATGTTTTAGTGCATGGGGTGACGACCCAAAGCACAAATTTCAGTAAAGAGGTAATTCTAAGAgccaattttttctattttcctgtgATTCAAAATTGTGAAGTGGTTTTAcgcgcattttatttattttccctcttcTACATAAGTCCTTAAAGAATAACAgtggtgaaattaaaaacaagTAAATCCCCACCAATGACAGGTCGCTTGATgggtataaaataattcacaaaaaataaatacctaaataataatttgaaaaaggagttaaaattgCTAATATACTAATACCCAGGGCACGGGATAAAACCAGAAAAACAAGCATTACcaatcaaaacttaaaaattataaatagtaaacttgatttgaaatgaaagctGCAAAGAATGAGGTatatttccactttaattatGACTAGTTCAACTAGTTTCGGCACATTCATAAGACATCTTCAGGTACTCTCAATTGTTGTACCAGTCAACATTAAAGTGGATTAGTTGCTTCCATTGCAGATTATATTTAACATTATTCTATTCCAAAATATTTCGCCTCACATCGTTGAtagctttcatttttccttactATATTTTCTATAGCATCTTGCCTCACACAATGATTTCTAcgaacttgaatttttttacgaaactaATCGATACCGAATtgagaattgaaaataattgcaaAGGAAATTCAGAACATTTATCATGTTACGATGGAAGAATCGAACGAATAAATACACATTCATCAAAAGAGAAAACATGTCACACAAATACTTTTGTCCAACATTGATCAGGTCGGGCGGAACAACCAGTAATTTAGAAGGCCACGTAGGAGTTATGATGCTTGGGActcaaccaaaaaataaatggGTGGAGTTGAAGGAGAGCGAAATAAGAACTAGAGTGAGGTTTCGGGAGAGACAGAGGTCAACCGCGAGGAGGGAGAACGGACCACGATTTCCGGAGGGGAATTCGCGTATATATAGGGGACGAAACACCACGAACAGCATCCATCCCTGAGCTCTCCACGAGGCAAGGAAGTCACCATGAAGGTCCTGGTGAGTGAAATCGGAATAGATCGTACAGAAATCTTTCTCTCATGCTCCGTACTTTCTGGGGTTTTGAGTTTACTCCGTGTTGTCCATACTTCTTCACAAATAACTCATTCGTATTCCTTTTAGGTCGTTATCTCCGCCCTGCTGGCTGTTGCCGCTGCTGGAAACTTAGGCTTTGCCTACTCTTCCGCTGCTCCTTACTGGAACGGCGCCTACGGTGCTTACCCCTACTCTGCCTATCCCTACTCCGCCTACCCCTATAACGGCCTCTACGGCTTCCGCGCCGCCGTTGCCGCACCCGTCGCCGCCCCTGTCGCCCCGATTGCCGCACCCGTTGCCGCTCCCTACGCCTATAACGTCGCACCCTACGCCTACCACGGAGGAATCAGCAGCCAGTACCACGCTCAGGTGAGTTCAACTTGTGAAAAAAACACCTGTTTAACGAAAATCTATGCCTTCGCTACACAGTTACTAATACATGGgatatatttcacaaaataactgCTCATTAATATTCTTCGGTTTTGTTTACGTTCTCGTGAGTACATTGCGCAATTACCATGACGTTTTAACCTCTCCTATACCTGCTcctattaaatttgtaaaaatatgtcaattttgacgactcaaattaaaaaaaagattctttTTACAAAATCTGGTGGCTTAAACCAATCATGTGGAGCAGCAAAGCATGTTATAGtagatcattctattatttttcactcaaaaacaTCAATACGATAGCAGAGAAATACGTTTTACTACTGTATAGATTACTCATGCTACTTTTAAAAATACCGATTATTAATGAGAAACAAGACTGCATAGTGCATCTCTATTTACTAAATAACCatggaaaatgttgaaattgctGAAATAACATCGCACTAAATCACTGATTGAATAGCGAATAACCTAACTTTTAAGGGAAAAGCAGTGTGTTTAGGGTATCTGGAATCGATTTGGATATGATTTAATGTTACAGAGCGTTGGTTTAGCAATTTCATTTGTATCAAAGTGTATGTACCcgaacttattttttaaaatggaatacGATTAGGGAAATAAAATAGTTCTAACTCTAGAATGAGTAGAATTAATAGGCAAGGATCTTTGACCGAGGGGTGGGCTCTATGCACAGCCTATCCAAATATCATTTGGGTTCAAGCAATGACAATGATTATAAATTTGCCAATTCGATTTATTTTCACACAGGATGAGTTCGGCCAGGCTTCATACGGTCACGCCACCTACAACCAGGCCCACTCTGCCGTCCGCGATGCCTTCGGTGGTGTCACGGGCTCTTACTCTTACGTGAACCCCGAAGGAAAGGTCGTCCAGACCCACTACACCGCCGATGCCGTCCACGGATTCCGCGTGGCTTCCAACGACCTCCCCGTCGCCCCTGCCGTCCCAGCCGCCCCTGAGCTCGTCGGACCCGAGCCCGTCCAGGACACCCCTGAGGTCGCCGCCGCCCGCGCCGAGCACCTCGCCGCTCACGCCGAAGCCAAGAGCCGCACCCGCCGCGGTGCCGTCGCTGTTGTGGCACCCGTGTCCTACTCCAGCAGCTCCCTCGTCCGATATGCCAGCCCTGTGGTCCGCACCCTCGTGTCCCCAGTCGCCTACACCACCTACCGCAGCCCCCTGGCTGTCCGCGTCTACTAAGTCCAATTACCACCAACACCAAGGAACTAGATCTCCACTGCACAGCTCCATGTGAATATCTTCTGGGGTCGACACACCCGTAACATCTGGAGAGCTCCGACCCCGATGGAGTTGATtgtgaatatttgtaaatattcctcaacaaagaaataaatattttcttatgaaaaggcagttatttttcaaaatacctcTTCTGCTCCCAAATGCGTGTTCTTGATCACCTAAATGGGGGCATCAGTTGACcgatgaatatttcaaattttaagtgaCACATTCAAGACAATATGTAGAGTATTATGTAAAAACatttacttttgtaaaaaaatttcattttgtgtcCGCAGTAGTACATCACTGCCTCTACTC
This window contains:
- the LOC124169626 gene encoding cuticle protein 7-like is translated as MKVLVVISALLAVAAAGNLGFAYSSAAPYWNGAYGAYPYSAYPYSAYPYNGLYGFRAAVAAPVAAPVAPIAAPVAAPYAYNVAPYAYHGGISSQYHAQDEFGQASYGHATYNQAHSAVRDAFGGVTGSYSYVNPEGKVVQTHYTADAVHGFRVASNDLPVAPAVPAAPELVGPEPVQDTPEVAAARAEHLAAHAEAKSRTRRGAVAVVAPVSYSSSSLVRYASPVVRTLVSPVAYTTYRSPLAVRVY
- the LOC124169625 gene encoding cuticle protein 7-like: MKVLVVISAVLAVAAAGNLGFAYSSTAPYWNGIYGGYPYSAYPYSALPYTAPVVSSRVAPIAAPIAAPYAYNVAPYAYHGGLSSQYHAQDEFGQASYGHATYNQAHSAVRDAFGGVTGSYSYVNPEGKVVQAHYTADAVHGFRVASNDLPVAPAVPEAPVYPELVGPEPVQDTPEVSAARAEHLAAHAEAKSRTRRGAVAVVAPVSYSRSSFVRYASPVVRTLVSPVAYTTYGSPLAVRVY